The Claveliimonas bilis genome window below encodes:
- the kynU gene encoding kynureninase, producing MRQYEDGRAFAQKKDQEDPLKDFQQRFYKQEGVIYMDGNSLGLCSKDAEKALMNALEVWKKAGIDMWEKYDYFLYQDKLGAMCAPLVNADPEEVTICMSTTMNVHQAIATFYKPTPERNKIIMDDLNFPTDRYAVYSNIRVHGYDPDECLKVVKSRDGEYIYEDDVIEAMTDDVCLVLLPSALYRSAQLIDMKKIADAAHERGIYVGFDLCHSIGAVPHDFKEIQPDFAVWCTYKYLNGGPGAIAGLYINKKHFSMEPGLAGWHGNRKDTQFNLEQYFEHAEYAGGWQTGTQPVLSMAPLEGSLEMIKEAGLENLRKKSLDITEYLMYLIDTRLSKYGFSVGNYREDSKRTGHVALVHEDAIRINAAMKARNIIPDFRFPDVIRLAPVPLYISYTEVYDMVDIIVDIMEKKEYENFANKRGTVA from the coding sequence ATGAGACAATATGAAGATGGAAGAGCGTTTGCGCAGAAAAAGGATCAGGAAGATCCGTTGAAGGATTTCCAGCAGAGGTTTTATAAGCAGGAGGGTGTCATTTACATGGACGGAAACTCTCTTGGATTGTGCAGCAAAGATGCGGAAAAAGCGCTGATGAATGCGCTGGAAGTGTGGAAAAAGGCCGGAATTGATATGTGGGAGAAATATGATTACTTCCTGTATCAGGATAAACTGGGAGCAATGTGTGCACCCCTTGTAAATGCGGATCCGGAAGAGGTGACTATCTGCATGAGCACAACAATGAATGTGCATCAGGCGATTGCTACTTTCTATAAGCCGACTCCGGAAAGAAATAAGATTATTATGGATGACTTGAATTTCCCGACAGACCGGTATGCGGTATACAGCAATATCCGCGTACATGGATATGATCCGGATGAATGTCTGAAAGTGGTAAAGAGCCGGGACGGAGAATATATTTATGAGGACGATGTGATTGAAGCGATGACAGATGACGTATGCCTTGTTCTTCTTCCTTCTGCTCTCTACAGAAGCGCCCAGCTCATTGATATGAAAAAGATTGCAGACGCTGCACATGAAAGAGGAATCTATGTAGGATTTGACCTTTGCCATTCTATTGGAGCAGTTCCCCATGATTTTAAGGAGATCCAGCCGGATTTTGCAGTGTGGTGTACATACAAATACCTGAACGGCGGCCCGGGAGCGATTGCAGGTCTGTATATCAATAAGAAACATTTTTCCATGGAACCGGGACTTGCAGGATGGCATGGAAACAGAAAGGATACACAGTTCAATCTGGAGCAGTATTTTGAACATGCAGAATATGCAGGAGGATGGCAGACAGGAACACAGCCGGTTCTTTCTATGGCGCCATTGGAAGGAAGCCTTGAAATGATCAAAGAAGCAGGCCTTGAAAATCTGCGGAAGAAATCCCTGGATATCACAGAATATCTGATGTATCTGATCGATACCAGACTTTCAAAATATGGATTTTCCGTAGGAAATTACAGGGAAGATTCCAAACGTACCGGCCATGTTGCGCTGGTGCATGAGGATGCGATCCGCATCAATGCGGCAATGAAAGCAAGAAATATTATTCCGGATTTCCGGTTCCCGGATGTGATCAGACTGGCTCCGGTTCCACTTTATATCTCCTATACAGAGGTGTATGATATGGTAGATATTATTGTGGACATTATGGAAAAGAAAGAATATGAAAACTTTGCAAATAAAAGAGGGACCGTGGCGTAA
- the cbiQ gene encoding cobalt ECF transporter T component CbiQ, with amino-acid sequence MSLIDKLCYTSKLRYTNAGEKFFFSLASLCFCIVSRSVLVALIVLLASSCLTIKKGGISLRYYRKLMEIPCAFLLVSTAAIIVNISSVPLDAFALPVGSWYISGSWEGIYRGIQLILTALACVSCLYFLSLSTPVTDMVSVLESWHIPWLIIELMMLIYRFIFLLLEIASSISCSQRSRLGNRNLSTSIKSYGLLASSLFILSIRRASTVYDAMEARCYNGRIHVLKEHHPVRRKEILWLILFEGVLFLITVFDARLSEILFRMWR; translated from the coding sequence ATGTCACTTATTGATAAATTATGCTATACGTCCAAACTGCGATATACAAATGCCGGAGAAAAGTTTTTCTTTTCTCTGGCCTCTTTGTGCTTCTGCATCGTCAGCCGTTCTGTCCTTGTAGCCTTGATCGTCCTTTTGGCATCCTCCTGCCTTACCATAAAAAAAGGCGGTATTTCTCTCCGTTACTACCGGAAACTGATGGAGATCCCTTGCGCCTTTTTACTCGTCAGTACAGCGGCCATTATTGTAAATATCTCTTCCGTTCCCCTTGACGCATTTGCCCTTCCTGTGGGATCCTGGTACATAAGCGGAAGCTGGGAAGGGATTTATCGCGGGATCCAGCTCATCCTCACTGCCCTTGCCTGTGTTTCCTGTCTGTATTTCCTGTCCCTTAGCACTCCTGTGACAGACATGGTTTCCGTTTTGGAATCCTGGCATATCCCCTGGCTCATCATTGAACTTATGATGCTGATCTACCGGTTCATTTTTCTCCTGCTGGAAATTGCTTCCTCCATTTCCTGTTCCCAGCGCTCGCGGCTGGGGAACAGGAATTTGAGCACTTCCATAAAATCATATGGTCTCCTGGCCTCCTCTTTGTTTATTCTTTCTATCCGGCGGGCCAGCACTGTATACGACGCGATGGAAGCCCGGTGCTATAATGGCAGGATCCATGTTTTAAAAGAGCATCACCCCGTCAGACGCAAAGAAATCCTCTGGCTCATCTTATTTGAAGGGGTTCTTTTCCTGATCACTGTATTTGATGCCAGGCTATCAGAAATACTTTTCAGAATGTGGAGGTAA
- a CDS encoding Coenzyme F420 hydrogenase/dehydrogenase, beta subunit C-terminal domain: protein MKIELPKELCNGCGLCNNVCPHSAIVMKKDEEGFEYPCIRDDMCIKCGICIKKCPLNNNEIAIPSHNIKIYAATHKNMRVLMQSSSGGVAMALYEKVIEENGSCFGVCYAENYKSVKYLKVNKKENLYLLQGSKYAQASHDKLYKDVSEELKTGKKVLFIGCPCEVAAVKSMVGNNESLLTCELVCHGNTSQKVLEEYINRIEKKYRSSIEFFSMRYKDKKKRHNATWMNQMIYIKLKNGNQFYKDFVLSEYGKLFNNMARMSCHNCKFKGEQRVADLTIGDCWGINATKKKYNPNGVSLVLVNTKKGEAFINRMDNISLEVFDLDVAIKNNPYINKSIEFNKNRREIEEKFIKEGLCSAAQMTMSRKERVISKLPQPLYIKLYKFYSKIKH from the coding sequence ATGAAAATTGAATTACCAAAAGAATTATGTAATGGCTGTGGACTGTGTAATAATGTATGCCCTCACAGCGCGATTGTAATGAAAAAGGATGAAGAAGGATTTGAATATCCTTGTATAAGAGATGATATGTGTATCAAATGTGGTATATGTATAAAAAAGTGCCCTTTGAATAATAATGAAATAGCAATTCCTTCGCACAATATTAAAATATATGCAGCTACACATAAAAATATGCGAGTTCTTATGCAGAGTAGTTCAGGTGGTGTAGCGATGGCACTATATGAGAAAGTTATTGAAGAGAATGGAAGTTGTTTTGGAGTATGCTATGCAGAAAATTATAAATCTGTAAAATATCTAAAAGTTAATAAAAAGGAAAATTTGTACTTATTACAAGGGTCAAAGTATGCACAGGCAAGCCATGACAAATTATATAAAGATGTAAGTGAAGAATTAAAAACAGGGAAAAAGGTGCTATTTATTGGATGTCCATGTGAGGTGGCAGCGGTAAAATCTATGGTTGGTAACAATGAGAGTTTACTTACTTGTGAATTAGTGTGTCATGGAAATACCTCACAGAAAGTGCTAGAAGAGTATATTAATAGGATTGAAAAAAAATATAGATCATCTATAGAGTTCTTTTCGATGAGATATAAAGATAAGAAGAAACGCCACAATGCAACATGGATGAATCAAATGATCTATATAAAATTAAAAAATGGTAACCAATTTTATAAAGATTTTGTTCTTTCTGAATATGGAAAATTATTTAATAATATGGCAAGAATGTCATGCCATAATTGTAAATTTAAGGGGGAACAAAGGGTGGCAGATTTGACAATTGGCGACTGTTGGGGAATAAATGCTACGAAAAAAAAATATAATCCAAACGGAGTTTCTCTTGTTCTTGTAAACACAAAAAAAGGCGAGGCGTTTATTAATAGAATGGATAACATATCGTTAGAAGTATTTGATTTGGATGTGGCTATAAAAAATAATCCATATATTAATAAATCAATAGAATTCAACAAAAATCGTAGAGAAATAGAAGAAAAATTTATAAAAGAGGGTCTTTGTTCAGCAGCTCAAATGACTATGAGTAGAAAAGAAAGAGTCATCTCAAAATTACCACAACCTTTATATATTAAATTATATAAATTTTATTCTAAAATAAAACATTAA
- the wecB gene encoding non-hydrolyzing UDP-N-acetylglucosamine 2-epimerase, translating into MKTIMIVFGTRPEAIKMCPLVNELKKRKNINTVVCVTGQHRQMLDQVLDAFKVVPDYDLSIMKDRQTLFDVTTNILNRIKSVLDEVKPDVVLVHGDTSTTFVTALACFYLQIPVGHVEAGLRTYNIYSPYPEEFNRQAVSIISSFNFAPTTLSRDNLIKEGKNPDSIYITGNTAIDALKTTVKVDYKNEHLDWAEGSRLIMITAHRRENLGEPMRHMFRAIRRVMEEHPDVKAIYPIHMNPAVREKAEQELSGCDRIRIIEPLDVLDFHNFLNRSYLILTDSGGIQEEAPSLGKPVLVMRDTTERPEGIAAGTLKLVGTDEETIYQNFSNLLINDEVYTTMSKASNPYGDGFASERIADILEGKTPRPFS; encoded by the coding sequence ATGAAAACAATAATGATAGTTTTTGGAACGAGACCTGAGGCAATTAAGATGTGCCCTTTGGTTAATGAGTTAAAAAAGCGCAAAAATATTAATACAGTAGTTTGTGTTACAGGACAACATAGACAGATGTTAGATCAAGTTTTAGATGCTTTTAAGGTGGTGCCGGATTATGATCTTTCGATTATGAAAGATAGGCAAACACTATTTGATGTAACAACGAATATATTAAATAGAATCAAGTCTGTATTGGACGAAGTCAAGCCAGATGTAGTTTTAGTTCATGGAGATACCTCCACAACATTTGTAACTGCATTGGCTTGTTTCTATTTGCAGATACCTGTAGGCCATGTAGAGGCTGGACTCCGTACGTATAATATTTACAGTCCTTATCCAGAGGAGTTTAATCGACAGGCTGTATCTATTATTTCATCTTTCAATTTTGCACCAACTACCTTATCGAGAGATAATCTTATAAAAGAAGGGAAAAATCCTGACAGTATTTATATTACAGGTAATACGGCGATTGACGCATTAAAAACGACCGTAAAGGTAGATTATAAGAATGAGCATCTTGATTGGGCAGAGGGAAGCAGACTGATTATGATTACTGCTCATAGAAGAGAAAATTTAGGCGAACCTATGCGACATATGTTTAGAGCTATTCGGCGTGTGATGGAAGAACATCCAGATGTTAAAGCTATTTATCCTATTCATATGAATCCGGCTGTAAGAGAAAAGGCTGAGCAGGAACTTTCAGGTTGTGATCGTATAAGAATAATTGAGCCGTTAGATGTTTTGGATTTCCACAATTTTTTGAATAGAAGTTATTTGATTCTTACAGATTCTGGGGGGATCCAAGAGGAAGCTCCTTCATTAGGAAAACCAGTTTTAGTTATGCGAGATACAACAGAGAGACCAGAGGGAATTGCGGCAGGAACTCTTAAATTGGTAGGAACTGATGAAGAGACAATTTATCAGAATTTTTCTAATTTGTTAATAAATGATGAGGTATACACTACCATGAGTAAAGCTTCTAATCCTTATGGAGACGGATTCGCCAGTGAAAGAATTGCTGACATTTTGGAAGGAAAAACACCGAGGCCGTTCAGTTAA
- a CDS encoding energy-coupling factor ABC transporter ATP-binding protein: protein MRDIILEARNLSYSYEDSSSPALNGLSLSVARGSKIAVMGANGSGKSTFFLCCNGILKPDQGELLFKGQPVSYRKKNLLELRSKVGIVFQNPDTQLFCASVYQEISFGPLNLGIPEKEAAEAVENIIETLEITDFRHRPAHALSGGQKKQVALADILVMKPEIMILDEPFAALDPVHTRIIRQQIDKMCASGMTVLLATHNTDYALEWADEVVLLKNGRVLSQDRPDKALTDEELLKETNLELPSVIRLHKFLCSRGMADPSLPVPRNMDELEKELLAVRS, encoded by the coding sequence ATGAGAGATATCATACTGGAAGCCCGAAACCTTTCTTATTCCTATGAGGACTCATCCTCTCCTGCCTTAAACGGTCTCTCTCTTTCCGTCGCCCGCGGCAGCAAGATCGCCGTTATGGGAGCCAACGGTTCCGGAAAATCCACCTTCTTCTTATGCTGCAACGGAATCTTAAAACCGGATCAGGGAGAACTCCTTTTCAAGGGACAGCCGGTATCTTACCGCAAAAAAAATCTGCTGGAACTTCGCAGCAAAGTGGGAATCGTCTTTCAAAATCCCGACACCCAGCTTTTCTGTGCCAGCGTCTATCAGGAAATTTCCTTCGGACCTCTCAATCTGGGTATTCCGGAAAAAGAAGCCGCAGAAGCGGTAGAAAATATCATTGAAACACTTGAGATCACAGACTTTCGCCACCGCCCCGCCCACGCTTTAAGCGGCGGACAAAAAAAGCAGGTGGCGCTTGCTGACATCCTGGTAATGAAACCGGAAATCATGATCCTGGACGAGCCCTTTGCCGCCCTGGATCCTGTCCACACCCGGATCATCCGCCAGCAGATTGACAAAATGTGCGCTTCCGGCATGACTGTGCTCCTGGCAACTCACAATACAGACTATGCCCTGGAATGGGCCGATGAAGTTGTCCTTTTAAAAAACGGACGCGTCCTAAGTCAGGACCGTCCTGACAAAGCGCTTACAGATGAAGAACTTTTAAAAGAGACGAACCTGGAACTTCCTTCCGTGATCCGCCTCCATAAATTTCTGTGCAGCCGGGGGATGGCTGATCCTTCTTTGCCTGTCCCCAGAAACATGGATGAACTGGAAAAAGAGCTGCTTGCTGTCAGATCCTGA
- a CDS encoding PD-(D/E)XK nuclease family transposase — translation MGKEAQDARNFDVPVEEHELEDRYEKYKRILAGLTIMSDIFMRNVLKKRECTEYILRIIMDKEDLEVKEQVLQKDYKNLQGRSAVLDCVARDTQSKRYDVELQQEEEGASAKRARYHSGLLDMNTLEAGQDFDELPESYVIFITRDDVLGYGLPIYHINKKIEEAREDFQDGAHLIYVNAKIKDKETALGRLMHDLQCRTADEMFSEILAERVRELKETLKGVEDMCREMDEIYNEGMEIGEKRGEQKAKKEAAMTLASMGMSIDKISQAVKESMDQIQQWLAEGAAMSK, via the coding sequence ATGGGGAAAGAGGCACAAGATGCCAGAAACTTTGACGTACCGGTGGAAGAGCATGAGCTTGAGGATCGATATGAAAAATACAAGCGGATTCTTGCAGGACTTACGATCATGAGCGATATCTTCATGCGAAATGTCTTGAAAAAGCGGGAATGCACAGAGTATATTTTACGGATCATTATGGACAAAGAAGATTTGGAAGTGAAGGAGCAGGTCCTGCAGAAGGATTATAAGAATCTGCAGGGACGATCGGCTGTTTTGGACTGCGTTGCCCGTGACACTCAGTCGAAACGGTACGATGTGGAACTCCAGCAGGAAGAGGAAGGGGCTTCTGCCAAACGAGCCAGATATCACAGTGGACTTTTGGATATGAATACTCTGGAAGCCGGACAGGATTTTGATGAACTGCCAGAAAGCTATGTAATTTTCATTACAAGAGATGATGTGCTTGGCTATGGACTTCCTATTTATCACATTAATAAAAAAATTGAAGAGGCAAGGGAAGATTTTCAGGACGGTGCTCACCTTATCTATGTGAATGCAAAAATCAAGGATAAAGAGACTGCATTGGGCCGTTTAATGCACGATCTGCAATGCAGAACTGCAGATGAGATGTTTAGCGAGATTCTGGCAGAGCGTGTCCGGGAGTTAAAGGAAACGCTGAAAGGAGTAGAGGATATGTGTCGTGAGATGGATGAGATTTATAATGAAGGAATGGAGATTGGAGAAAAGCGAGGAGAGCAAAAGGCCAAAAAAGAAGCAGCCATGACACTTGCCTCAATGGGAATGTCTATCGATAAGATTTCACAGGCAGTAAAGGAAAGCATGGACCAGATTCAGCAATGGCTTGCTGAAGGGGCAGCGATGTCGAAGTAA
- a CDS encoding polysaccharide pyruvyl transferase family protein, whose product MSKAKKIGILTYHRAYNYGAVLQTYALQSAIQKLDYNVEIIDYRCDYIENIGSEKSIKNIIKFILSGHRINQTKKKFIKFRNDKLNLSNDNFNRDNIEKVADSYEVYIVGSDQVWNYQGSNFDKTYFLDFVKQNMKKKSYAASFGISGIPPKYEKEYIRLLNEFNDISVREKQGVNIINNLLGKDCKLVLDPTLLLSKNEWKEKASITNRIIKEKYLLIYSFGMTDSIYSTAKKIAKERNLKIIMISNSLRYYKNITKFKGCGPLEFLNLFYYADFIITNSFHGTAFSINFKKEFFVETSQGQAVSVNSRIKCFLELLSVEKRDLQYANETIPVNYNKINQKLIELRKESMKYLKMIIEKDAIYEN is encoded by the coding sequence ATGAGTAAAGCGAAGAAAATTGGGATTCTTACATATCATAGAGCGTATAATTATGGTGCTGTTTTACAAACTTACGCTCTACAATCTGCTATACAGAAATTAGATTATAATGTTGAGATAATTGATTATCGTTGTGATTATATTGAAAACATAGGTAGTGAAAAATCAATAAAAAATATAATAAAATTTATACTTTCTGGCCATAGGATAAATCAAACAAAAAAGAAGTTTATTAAATTTCGAAATGATAAATTAAATTTAAGTAATGATAATTTTAATAGAGATAACATAGAAAAAGTTGCAGATTCATATGAAGTTTATATTGTTGGTAGTGATCAGGTTTGGAATTATCAGGGGAGTAATTTTGACAAAACATATTTTTTAGATTTCGTTAAACAAAATATGAAAAAAAAATCATATGCTGCCAGCTTCGGCATATCCGGGATTCCTCCAAAATATGAGAAAGAATACATTAGGCTTCTAAATGAATTTAATGATATTTCAGTAAGAGAGAAACAAGGAGTTAATATTATAAATAATTTATTGGGAAAGGATTGCAAATTAGTATTAGATCCAACATTATTGCTCAGTAAAAATGAATGGAAAGAGAAAGCTTCAATTACAAATCGAATAATAAAAGAAAAATACTTATTGATTTATTCTTTTGGTATGACTGATTCTATATATAGCACAGCAAAAAAAATAGCAAAAGAGAGAAATTTGAAAATTATTATGATTTCAAATTCGTTAAGATATTATAAGAATATTACTAAATTTAAAGGATGTGGACCTCTTGAATTTTTAAATTTATTCTATTATGCAGACTTTATTATAACTAATTCTTTTCATGGAACAGCATTCTCTATCAATTTTAAAAAAGAGTTCTTTGTGGAAACTTCTCAAGGGCAGGCCGTATCTGTTAATTCTAGAATCAAATGTTTCTTAGAATTATTATCTGTGGAAAAAAGAGATTTGCAATACGCAAATGAAACTATACCTGTAAATTATAATAAAATAAATCAAAAATTAATTGAGTTACGAAAAGAGAGTATGAAATATCTTAAAATGATTATAGAAAAGGATGCTATTTATGAAAATTGA
- a CDS encoding helix-turn-helix domain-containing protein translates to MTDKRKTESKKFGEELRKLMHLAGLKERELANFINYDITSISKWVNGAKLPSKRNRSEIIYALAECFAQNMKDVGADAAEIAEELLNACRKDELFKEMEIQGTYSLSFVDSRKDFFDVFEKLFRQVSALDDHTVEIAASFNVLEHLGHRFYELLQKLPSAGTKRFSMKMCMNMPEQEVENKLYCDMLLNIVAGYERAEISIVAAKEQTPWIIVVNGFFYIQILYQKEDDFAACFSTDPEVASMFRRIGREIFENAEQVLSYASPENLRKTNVQLDSYSCRRQRLFFNEAPAMLLPENVMEELAKQSESKDYSDYLRKLKKVFSSYTYNARVDLLLFSSVISEYIATGELSLGNVPHHLTEKQVRDHIHYISKCMEENHGFKVYVLRDTVSESENLKMFPSIFIDTMAVTLENSRRKPNENYHISMYPQIIRVFEKYFDAMIQRPDCYELTPEELRRYL, encoded by the coding sequence TTGACAGATAAAAGAAAGACAGAAAGTAAAAAATTCGGAGAAGAGCTTAGAAAGCTGATGCATCTTGCCGGATTGAAGGAGAGAGAGCTGGCAAATTTTATTAACTATGATATTACTTCCATCAGCAAGTGGGTGAATGGAGCTAAGCTGCCCTCCAAACGGAACCGAAGTGAGATCATTTATGCACTGGCGGAGTGCTTTGCACAGAATATGAAAGATGTGGGTGCAGATGCGGCAGAGATTGCGGAGGAGCTTTTGAACGCCTGCAGGAAGGATGAATTGTTTAAAGAGATGGAGATACAGGGAACTTATTCTCTGTCTTTTGTGGACAGCAGAAAGGATTTCTTTGATGTGTTTGAGAAGCTGTTCCGTCAGGTCAGCGCGCTGGACGACCACACTGTTGAGATTGCCGCCTCCTTTAATGTACTGGAACATCTGGGACATCGGTTTTATGAGCTGCTGCAGAAGCTGCCGTCTGCCGGAACAAAGAGATTCAGCATGAAAATGTGCATGAATATGCCGGAGCAGGAAGTAGAAAACAAGCTGTACTGTGATATGCTCCTGAATATTGTTGCGGGCTATGAAAGAGCGGAAATTTCTATTGTTGCTGCAAAAGAGCAGACGCCATGGATCATCGTGGTGAATGGATTTTTTTACATACAGATCCTGTATCAGAAAGAGGATGATTTTGCAGCCTGCTTCAGCACGGATCCGGAAGTGGCGTCTATGTTCCGCAGAATCGGGAGAGAAATTTTTGAGAATGCCGAGCAGGTTTTGAGCTATGCTTCGCCGGAAAATTTAAGAAAAACGAATGTACAGCTGGATTCTTATTCCTGCCGCCGGCAGAGATTGTTTTTCAATGAGGCACCTGCTATGCTCCTGCCGGAAAATGTAATGGAAGAACTGGCAAAGCAAAGTGAGAGTAAAGATTATTCGGATTATTTAAGGAAGCTGAAGAAAGTATTTTCTTCCTATACATATAATGCCAGAGTGGATCTTCTTTTGTTTTCCTCGGTGATCAGCGAGTATATTGCAACAGGAGAGTTAAGCCTGGGAAATGTGCCGCATCATCTGACAGAAAAGCAGGTGAGGGACCATATTCATTACATTAGCAAGTGTATGGAGGAAAATCATGGATTTAAGGTTTATGTTCTGCGGGATACGGTGAGTGAGTCAGAGAACCTTAAAATGTTTCCCTCTATATTTATTGATACAATGGCAGTAACGCTGGAAAATTCCAGAAGGAAGCCAAATGAAAATTATCATATTTCTATGTATCCGCAGATTATAAGAGTGTTTGAAAAATATTTTGATGCCATGATACAGCGTCCGGATTGTTATGAGCTGACTCCGGAAGAACTGCGCCGGTATCTGTAG
- a CDS encoding virulence RhuM family protein: MAENKNVKLQIRNSTVDFLVFTKDAHEDGIEVRVQDNDVWLTQKAIGQLFDVDRSVVTKHLKNLYESGELSADLTCANFAQVADNGKTYQYKFYSLSAIIAVGYRVNSGRATQFRQWATKVLDTFAKQGYVLDKSRLINGQIFDEDYFDHLISEIQEIRASERRFYQKITDIYATAVDYSFDSQITREFFATVQNKMHYAIHGNTAAEVITARADYTKEHMGLTSWRNAPNGKIVKADVSIAKNYLSVDEMEELNEIVTMYLDYATRQARRHIPMTMADWASKLDAFLQFNDAEILHDKGKVTAEIAKAFAESEFEQYRILQDRQYQSDFDRLVASTEEK, translated from the coding sequence ATGGCTGAAAATAAAAACGTTAAATTGCAGATTCGAAATAGTACCGTAGATTTCCTTGTGTTTACGAAGGACGCTCACGAGGATGGGATTGAAGTCCGTGTGCAGGATAACGATGTATGGCTAACGCAAAAAGCGATTGGTCAGCTTTTTGATGTGGACAGAAGCGTTGTTACAAAGCATCTCAAAAATCTTTACGAAAGCGGTGAATTGTCTGCGGATTTAACTTGTGCAAATTTTGCACAAGTTGCGGATAATGGAAAAACTTATCAATATAAGTTCTATTCGTTATCTGCTATCATTGCTGTCGGGTATCGCGTTAACTCTGGCAGGGCAACACAGTTCCGGCAATGGGCAACGAAAGTATTGGACACTTTTGCCAAACAAGGATATGTTTTGGATAAAAGTAGACTGATTAACGGGCAAATTTTTGACGAGGACTATTTTGACCACCTGATTTCCGAAATACAGGAAATTCGAGCTAGTGAGCGCCGTTTTTATCAGAAAATCACGGACATATATGCTACTGCGGTTGATTATTCTTTCGATAGTCAAATCACGCGAGAATTTTTTGCAACAGTGCAGAACAAGATGCATTATGCTATTCATGGTAATACCGCAGCGGAGGTTATCACAGCAAGAGCAGATTACACAAAAGAGCATATGGGATTAACATCTTGGCGTAATGCTCCTAATGGAAAGATTGTGAAAGCTGATGTATCTATCGCAAAAAATTACTTATCTGTCGATGAAATGGAAGAGTTGAACGAGATTGTCACAATGTACCTGGACTATGCGACAAGGCAAGCCAGGCGCCATATTCCTATGACGATGGCAGATTGGGCTTCCAAACTGGATGCGTTTCTGCAATTTAACGATGCTGAAATCTTACATGATAAAGGAAAGGTTACGGCTGAAATCGCAAAAGCTTTTGCAGAAAGTGAATTTGAACAATATCGTATTCTTCAAGATCGTCAGTATCAGAGCGATTTTGACCGTCTTGTGGCCAGCACTGAGGAAAAGTAA